A stretch of Candidatus Polarisedimenticolia bacterium DNA encodes these proteins:
- the rpsO gene encoding 30S ribosomal protein S15: MSISKDRKTEIMTSYKTHVSDTGSPEVQVALLSERIEHLTEHFKTHRKDHHSRRGLLMMVGTRRRLLDYLKRTNADRYRELINKLGIRK; this comes from the coding sequence TTGAGCATTTCCAAGGATCGCAAGACCGAGATCATGACATCCTACAAGACTCACGTCAGCGATACCGGCTCCCCTGAGGTCCAGGTGGCGCTCCTCAGCGAGCGCATCGAGCACCTCACGGAGCATTTCAAGACCCATCGCAAGGACCATCACTCCCGCCGGGGCCTGCTCATGATGGTGGGCACGCGGCGCCGGCTCCTGGATTACCTGAAGCGTACCAACGCCGATCGCTATCGTGAGCTGATCAACAAACTGGGCATCCGCAAGTAG